In Candidatus Eremiobacterota bacterium, a single genomic region encodes these proteins:
- a CDS encoding VOC family protein — protein MATFALAMIVCSDLKRSKRFYKNILELKLGTDAAPHWIDFDLGDGRMLGLHPASESLTVKPGSLQLGFHVDDVDKFVTDARTAGVTVLQEPHDESFGRIAVIADPDGYPVQVATPKPWR, from the coding sequence GTGGCCACGTTCGCGCTCGCGATGATCGTCTGCTCCGACTTGAAACGCAGCAAACGCTTCTACAAGAACATCCTGGAGCTCAAGCTCGGCACCGACGCCGCGCCGCACTGGATCGACTTCGATCTGGGCGACGGCCGAATGCTGGGCTTGCACCCCGCCAGCGAGAGTCTCACGGTGAAGCCCGGCTCGCTGCAGCTCGGCTTCCACGTCGACGACGTCGACAAGTTCGTCACCGACGCGCGCACCGCGGGCGTGACGGTCCTCCAGGAGCCGCACGACGAGAGCTTCGGCCGGATCGCGGTGATCGCCGATCCCGACGGCTACCCGGTCCAAGTCGCCACCCCCAAACCGTGGCGGTAA